cagacaacctagatgggttccagccattgttactaagatatatggaactcgtagtctcaatgtcaaagtggtaccaaagggacctacttggagaagacatgttgaacaactcagaccaagatactcaacagaagaagatcaagaccctgtagataaacctgatataacagaggagacaaaactgcaactaccagcccctacaactgtaacagagcaacctccgtctagaagaagactacgcaaccctcgtctacctgatggagatgagtatagcagagacaaaccccgaaggtctaagagaaccagaaagaacctttagcttagtgaggaggtgtcatgcaagtgccaagtattactggtactttgccaacaaacattatgctttttagctaaagctttatacagaCAGCTttatgagacagtactatataatattagcttgtataaagctttagctaaaaagcataatgtttgttggcaaagtaccagtaatacttggcacttgcatgacattAACCTTGGCCCTAAAAGAGCATTAATGAAGCCTGCGATCTTAGCTTAAATCTAAAAGTCTGTAAACTAATAACTGAAAAATAACAAGGGCCCCCTTTAAGAAAAGTCATTGGAATAATGTTCAAATGGCCTTTCTTAAAAGGGTGCCTTTGTCATTTTTCATGACAAGGGCACCCTTTTCATGGTTAATGGTTCATGGTTAGTGGACGAAGGTTAATGGAGTCGAGAAGGGACCAGCACATAATGACTGCTCAGAGGATATATTATATCCTCTAAGCAAGCATAATGTGCTGATTTCTTCTCGACTCCATTAACCTTGGTTGAAGCAATATGCTATTTCGAATACAACTCACCTTTATATGCAAAATCAACTTTTCTCTGTAGACATTCATAATCTTGAGTGAGTAAAAGTTGTTCAAAAAATGACgacaaatttatttgtattttagctAGATGCAGAAGTTTTATCtatcttttattaaaactagCATGAATATATTAAGCGACAATATATTAAACTCcaaagctttatggtttttTCTTTGAAACTTTAAAAGTGACACcgatgaaataattaataactgcatGCCGGTAATAATCTTTTactcaaagtagttccttgtttaacttgaTCTGATACTTTGGCGTATCTGAAGAAGGCTAACGGCAGGAACATCGCTCCACTCAAAGGAGAGTACAGAATATtggtgacattcgcttcgcaAATGAAAGAGTTAAATTAATCTTTCCAAAATTCGGACGAGCTAGCAAATGTACAGTGCCACACTATATTTGAACGTtacctctaataaaatgccactataggggaacagtaaaaaaatagagcgccatggcgttcaaatagaggttttacagtaaacaCCGTAACCATTTTATAACAACCTGATAATCAGCAAAAGGATGAGGTAGTAGGGCATTTCTTTAAACTTATATAAGCTTTATCTATCTGTTGAATTGAAGCATTCTACAATTTTAGTTGTGCATAATTTGAATCAAAATGGAACGATGTCATATCAATGACATCTGCATCTCTGACGGCGGGTTCAttttcatttgtaaaatttcaCAAGTTTGAGGTTACCTTTTGAATTTCCATTCATATCATTTTGGATTCAGTTGCATTTCTTGCtaaatgtttacaaaaacattaccATGAAGCCTGTTAGTGGTCTCGTAGTCTTGTATTTTGTCAAGGCTGATCTTTGTCAATCAGAGTTACTTTCCGACACTCTGCAGTTGAAATCTGGTGGCTCATTGAGAAGCGCATGCCGAGTTCCGTGGAAAATTGCTTATACAGCAAACTAGTTGGCAGCATAGACACGTGTATAAGTATTAAAGTAATAGACAGAACTACTCCATTACTCTGTGTTTAGTTTTATACATATCCATaaactaggagttatcttctacatgaCACTTTCAGAGACCAATACAGTAACTACTATTACTCTACACTGTAAGTGTTTAGTTCTACACATATCCATAAACTGGGAGTTATCTGCTACATAACACTTTCCGTGACCTATATAATAATTACTCTATTACTCTGGGGGTTTAGTTCTACGCATATCCATATACTAGGTGCTAGGCTGATGACATTTGCCGGTGTGTGTGTGTAGCAAGGGCAAGAAGCCATTTGTATGCATGTTTGACTTATTCTTGGTGTAACCTTGTGTTTTCTATTTGGAACATTTGTTTTGAATTACGTTTTGTTCCTACCAACATTGTATTTGCAGCCATTGCACCTTCTGCCCAAGCCCGCTGTTTTAAACCTTTGTGGTTCATTTTGTAAACATGGATTGGTCGACTTTTATGTCTCTCCCTGAGTGGCATCATACTCGTTGAatcttaaattttattatagcaaataataaTAGTTGAACACCTTGAATCTGCTGAATACCATAATATGAATATCCTTGAAGGAAGCTAATGATTAATAATATCTTCCAATGGCCAGCTAAAAGCTATATCAAGTAACGTGACAGCGGTTtactgattgtttttagtctaGAAAGCACACGATGCTTGTAAGAAAAACAAGACTTCAGCTTCTGACGATCCAAGTAGTTGGCTGCAGGGGACTGATCAAAACATCTTGCACCTGAGCATGAGCAGGCAACCCTAGCTGATATACGACTGTCTGGGCTACGTCCTCTGGTTCCAGTGCCTGTAATAAAACAGTATACAACATCTATGATTACATGTACCATAAGGCCTCATGCTCAAGTCACGCGGTTTGTCGTTGGGcacggcttctggttcaaggtcatagaccgCAGCTTAAGGCCACTCTTTTAAAACTTACGGGGGCTTAGGgtggcttctcgataaatgtgGTCTCTGCTTAGCTCCCACGCTATAGCCATAGAATCGCATTCATGAtgcacttttatgtacgggggttttggcgacctacccgtttattttcaaggccatgtttatggaatactttagactaaagaagaatttattgCTCTAAGTCGAGATGAATTCGTGACACACAAGTGAGAGACAAAGGATTGGAAGCGTGTTAATACCTGCCGACGTCGAAGCAGAAACTATGGACCAAACTGAGTGCAAAACagtttttcttattcaagaggacgggggtATAACAAAACCCGTCTCGACACTCTCGCTCCCGAAGGGGTCAAGgatgacaaaacctcagtcgttAGCCGCGATCTGTGGGCATATACGGTttgttggtaagggcggctagataTCACAGACGGCTTGTTGGAGGTTCTTTTTTCCTAGgtgagtcatctgtttgtgaGCACAAGCCgtgcggcttgagcatgaggacttacagTAAAAGTTCTCCAGTATTAAATAAGCTTATTTGTATAATTATGCTCAGGCTGTCTAATacatcaaacaattaaaatttgaTACAAGATTAAAAAAGTTACATGCATTTGCTACATATGTTAGCATGGGCTCaaggccggttcacactatatcgccgtatttcggcgttgatgccacaatacttcggtgatcgtcaaTGATAACCATGTTTACACCATCACATACCCAACagcgtttgcatcaggaaatactccgtggcgtagtgttttcatttatcttttaaaattttcacgaagaaacctttttgttttcgcGTGCTGCAATCAgaaactagtcccgcagcgaatatcataaatggatatgaataaatcaatCTATCCGCGACCGTaaattaccatcgccgaaatggttctcatttgaaaggcggtcgttgatgctcggcgaaatatcgggaaaatttgacagctgcaaacattCTCGACGTGTCCGCGATGCATAGTTGATGCCATCAATTcccggttcacataatcgacgatgaacgccaaAAGGGAAACGCTGACCaacggtgatatagtgtgaaccggcctttAGGCGTTAGACTGAAAAATACCTTTGCCTTAAATTGATAAGTTAACTTAGTTAACTAAATCGTTAATGCCAATCActaattaatctatatataaatttcagtgtttgtcgtTTGTTATCCGAATGTCCAATTATAGCGATAACATTTTAGGTACGAAAAATCAGTATCacaatggatttgaactctgaacttccaggtctgcagacaggcaaGCTAGCCCATTACACTACGCTGCACCTGCCATACTATGGATCAATACTGCACAGACTTATGCAgtgcttgcaaaaatactattggttccTAGCACGCTTGAAGCTCGCGTTTGTATGATAGATCGTTACGCGTAACATAACCTCACAAGCTGTATCAGATGtaggacatggctcttattacagtGAGTTACAGGAGTCTAGATGGCTACTTACAGTGAGTATAGATAGTTttgctagcttaagttactcaaattcattgggtaattatatTCAGCTTATATTATTCAGCttcaacaattattttattcagttagtaacaatataattttaacaaaatttgcACTTCTATAAAATGTTTACTAAACCACTAATGATTCCATGTTACAATCAGCCTGTGTGTGAGTAGTTACGTCCTGCACAGATCTTTTGCTAGCAATGCATAAATAACTATCCTTTACAGTGATTtgtatataaagtttttaaaagtgtATTTCTGCAAAATCtcatcaaataaatatttactattggTATGCATTtgcatataataatactaataataggCCTAATTAATGTCATCAATGTTGTTATTATAACATTGATAACAATTATGTTATGTTAACACCAGTGCTAACACTAATGTTGACATTAgtgttaataataacaataatcttGCATAGACAAGTTCATAGCTCTTCTGCTAGCACAAACAGTTGCCTAATAGAGACAATATAAGATGACCTATAAGCGGCGAAATGGTTAAACTTTTCAACAGaaatttttctatttaaaatttttcctCTATTAggaaaatcattaaaattacactttataaatttttttaaaagtattcgAAGAAATCACTTAATATTAATATCgatgttttaaaaagaaaatctACGTTGAGGCAACAATTATATAGGTTATCGCCAAAGGCATTCTATTCACAACTATAGTTTGGGGCTCAGTGGCAGTTATTACTGATggacaacattttttgtcaaCTTATAGTACATGTAACAtgaaaatattggaatgaaaatCCATGTGAATTTGATAAAAACTGCACAGAGGCCGGTTGATTACACTTGCTGGTTTATGAAATCTAAGCATTTTATTGACATTGTTCAGCAGAAGCAGAACAATTGTAAACAGGCCTCTATAGTTATTAGCAGTGTCTTGTCTTTTTAGATGAGTTTTTAAATTAATGTGATCTAAAGCAATTTTTTAACACACTATACACATCAGAGTATTTGTTAACATTTTTTAACCCATCAGATAATTTGTTAACACCTCATGACACTTCAAAGTATTTACTAACACCCTACGACATAGCAGTGTAATTTTTAACACCCTATGACACATCAGAATACTTGTTAACTTCATATGACACACcaaagtttttgttaacacCCTATAATACACCACAGCTATTGCTAGCACCCTATAACTCGCCAGAATATTTGTTAATATCCTATAACACCTCAATGTATTTGTTAACACCTCATGACATATCAGAGCATCCGTTAACACCCTATGACACATCAGAATACTTGTTAACACCCTATAACACTCAAGTGTTTGTTAACTCCCTATAACACATTAGAGTAATTGTTAACACCTTATAACACATCAGAGTATTTTATAATTGGCCAAGAACCATCAAGTCATGAaacttatttttgtattttgtcaacaaactgaaaaaagttaTCTACCGTTTCACAAGTTACTTGGTGACATGCTCATACCATAGCATAGTGCAAGTGTCCACTGCATAACACGGCgttaataaataagtttctTTACCACTGGTTACTTAGCAACCAATGAGAAGACTGGCAGCATGCTGAACTTCAATGTTATACGTAGAAGGGTCTGCTGCATAACATGGTGGCAACAGACAGTTTCACATCATCACATTTTAAGAAACCTTTAAAGGAGTTATGACATGAGAATTATATCAACTACATAGTAACAAGTACTTCCTGTTACTTTAACCTTTCAATTTTGCTAACCAAGAATTTGGTCATTTTGATCATTTGGTCAGCAGATTGAAAcaaatgtataatatgtatgaacATATCACCATGTAACTTATTACCAGTATTAATAAGACACTTGGTGACATATTCATAGCATAACAAAGGTCTCTGCTGCATTACACACAGTGTTAACAAATAGTTCCTTCGCTTATGGCGGCCGACCAAAGGATTGGCACTTGGCAGCATGCTGAACCGTCGCATAGCATGGTGTGAACAGACAGTTTCACATCATCACATCTTAAGAAACCTTTAAAGGAGTTATGACATGAGAATTATACCGACTACATAGTAACAAGTACTTCCTGTTACTTTAAACTTTCAATTCTGCAAACTCAGTATAAGGACATACCAAAGCTTGCAAATGTATGTATGTTCTAATGCTCACATGTACACTTATTCGACTGCTCTGTCTTGCTGGCTTCAGAATCAAATTAAAGATAATTTACCTATAGTTCATGTGATTAAAGTAATGCtaagaaaaaaactaaatggCACTGACCTTCATTTGACTGAATATGGCTGCAGCACGCTCGTCTCCTAAATGTAAGCCTATGAAGGGTGTTTCTACCAATCTAGGACTGATTTGCTAAAACAGAACAAGGTTGTAAAACTATGGCACAAACAAGATTTGCAATGGATGCACAGCTTATCTATGCTAAAGACAGCAAGGCTGTCTAGCTTAGTCAGATTTCTATACTAAAACTGTTTGTGCATCCCCATTATGCTCTGCATATAACTTGTGTGCAAACTCATTGCCTATCCCCATTTTAATGACCTTGAATAGTCACTTATACATATGCGATATCTTCATAAGGTATAAGTTTGGCTCGCATGATCTGGTGATGACTCATGCATTTTATCACTGAATACAGATTCAAAAGTTGACCAGATGTGATGCTTTACTTTATAACTCATGGCAACTGAGGTGTGAACCAAACTTCGCTAAAATCTAACTACTGAAGACTTCATAGGATATTTACTGAACATTTCAACATGATAACAAATTCTAGTAGACTTTTATAATAACACCAAGTCTGAACGGAGATGAACTATGATCACCTACTGTAGGTAAATAATTAGATGACATACCTACTGATGGTCTGAAGTTAAAGACTAGATGACATACCTACTAATGGTCTAAAGTTAAGGAATAGATGACATACCTACTGATGGTCTGAAGTTTAGGACTAGATGACATACCTAATGATGGTCTGAAGTTAAAGAATAGATGACATACCTACAGATGGTCTGAAGTTAAAGATTAGATGTCATACCTACTGATGGTCTGAAGTTAAAGACTATATGACATACCTACTAATGGTCTGAAGTTAAGGAATAGATGACATACCTACTGATGGTCTGAAATTAAGGAATAGATGACATACCTACTGATGGTCTGAAGTTTAGGACTAGATGACATACCTAATGATGGTCTGAAGTTAAAGAATAGATGACATACCTACAGATGGTCTGAAGTTAAAGATTAGATGTCATACCTACTGATGGTCTGAAGTTAAAGACTAAATGACATACCTACTAATGGTCTGAAGTTAAGGAATAGATGACATACCTACTGATGGTCTGAAATTAAGGAATAGATGACATACCTAATGATGGTCTGAAATTAAGGAATAGATGACATACCTAATGATGGTCTGAAGTTAAGGAATAGATGACATACCTACTAATGGTTTGAAGTTAAGGAATAGATAACATACTTACAGATGGCCTGAAGTTAAGGACTAAATGACATACCTACTGATGGTCTGAAGTTAAAGACTAAATGACATACCTACTAATGGTCTGAAGTTAAGGAATAGATGACATACTTACTAATGGTTTGAAGTTAAGGAATAGATAACATACTTACTGATGGCCTGAAGTTAAGGACTAGATGACATACCTACTGATGGTCTGAAGTTAAGGACTAGATGACGTACCTAGTGATGGTCTGAAGTTAAGGAATAGATGAGATACCTACTAATGGTTTGAAGTTAAGGAATAGATGACATACTGATGGTCTGAAGTTAAGGAATAGATGACATACCTACTAATGGTTTGAAGTTAAGGAATAGATGACATACTTACTGATGGCCTGAAGTTAAGGACTAAATGACATACCTACTAATAGTATGAAGTAAAGGAATAGATGACATACCTAGTGATGGTCTGAAGTTAAGGACTAGATGACATACCTAATGATGGTCTGAAGTTAAGGAATAGATGACATACCTACTGATGGTCTGAAGTTAAGTAATAGATGACATACTTACTGATGGTCCGAAGTTAAGAAATAGATGACATACCTACTGATGGTCTGAAGTTTAGGACTAGATGACATACATACCGATACTCTGCAGTTAAGTTCCGACTGCATGTCAAAAAGCTCATGCCGAGTACCCTGGGTAATAGCAGTCAAAGCAAACTTTGAGGCTGCATAGACATGGCTATGAGCGGGAGGCCGTACTTGGTGTCCTGAAAGACTGCAAATGGATAAGACAGAGTTGTGTGGTTTGGCCTCAAACTAGTAATTGAAACTTTTGGTACATGTTAGTTGGCATTTTATGTAGGGTGTTATTGGGTGCTTTTCAGTTAAAAACTCGAGTGATCAATTTTCGTTTTCTCGGTAAAATAGAATCATCATAGACACTTTATGATcaatatctctattatatataagagTAGTTCCTGTAATGGCTAACTACATCTTTATATTTGTATCACTGGTGATAACTTGCTTTCTATAATAGAATTCATGAGATATTTACCTGTTGATGTTTATAATATGACATTCTTTGGCTCCTTTTGATTTCATACTAGCTACTGCTTCTCTGGTTATCCTTAACACCCCCATAACGTTTACCTGTTAATAAACATTAACTTCTCACCTCAAAcctgaaaaaattttttatggtTAAATCTGGTTAGTAAATGCTACTGAAAATAGATACATTAAAGTTTAGCAACCTACATCAAACACTAGCTGCCAGTCTTCAGATTTCCCTGACAGAATTGGACTGCTCTTGGATAAGCCAGCATTGTTGATGCACACATCTACTCCGCCatatttttctttaattttggaGAACATGGAGATGACATCGTCTTCTTTGCTCACATCGCAGGGAATAATAGTTAGCTCTCCCTTAGATCCAAATGTCGACTCTAGTTCCTAGAAGAACCATTTTTGGTTTGTTAATGCCAAACATACTTGACCTGTAGAACTTGACTTTACTGTATGTAGACGATAGCATTACGCCATACTAGCAACGCATAAATCTACTGTAccatactagtaatatataactctactataccatactatagtaatatataacTCTACAAAAccatactagtaatatataactCTACAATAccatactagtaatatataactCTACTATACCATACTAGTAAAATATAACTCTACTATAccatactagtaatatataagTCTACTATAgcatactagtaatatataactCCACTATACcatacttgtaatatataaCTCTACGATACCATACTAGTAAAATATAACTCAACTATAccatactagtaatatataactCTACTATAccatactagtaatatataactctactataatactatactagtaatatataaatCTACTCTATGTCATCCCAATAATGCATAATTGAGCTGTAGGCCCTTAGCCTAAAATTGAACCTAATCTTCACGAGACATGCAGGTACTGTAGCTTACTGAAtaagttgcttttattttaatgtttcacACAAAACATCGCTTCATTGTGGTAGACAGTTAACTGTcataaaattatgtatattaCTAAAATCTGTTAACTATCATACACCCCAATGTGGTGCtacagtatacaatatataggccctacatatatatctatttagAGGTCTTTAGTTGAACCGGAACAGTCTTTCCAGTTCTCTTTGGAAATGTTCTGTCTGTTCTAAGCTTTCTAACAATTCTTTATAAAAGTTAAAGACCCtaataaaacagttaaaagCCAGTTTTAGGACTGTTGTATACTGTACAAAATATGAACTGTTTTAGAAATCTGTTCCAACACACTGATCCATAATCTCACTGTGccattcaacaaaacattagtCTGCTTTATTGCACAGTTAATGGGTATACATCTGTTTCATGGTGAAAACTTATGTTAGTTTTCATACAAATATAGCAAGAGCGAGATGTATAACGTAGAAAGTTGCGTAGGCCTTCATATGTTCGCTTTGTTACTTTAGGAATACCGTCTATTCTCCACATACAAATATTGTCAATTTTTTACTTGTAGTGCCTCTAATCTTCTTCCGCACCCGACTACTTTCATGCCATGCTCCAAGAGTTTGCTAACGGTCGCTTTGCCTATACCTGTTGCAGCTCCGGTGATTAGCGCTACCTTTCCACACCACCTCTCCATACTCCCTTTCTCTCGGTTGATAGGCTTGTTCTGCACGCCCTCTTTTTTAAATGCCCCACTTTCTGCATTTCTGCAAAAAAACCGGACGATGCTGGTTTTATGACAAGAAATGACAACTTCACTAAAAAAGGTCTATTACATGCGGTATGTCGTTTCAAAATGCTATACGATTGGTTCGCCAAAGTACAAATAAAGATATGCACTGAACGTTCGCTAAAGATCAAAAGCATTGTAAAACACAACATCAATGTGCATGCTTCTTTTGCACCCTGACCATGTTTTTGAGAACTTAGGCTAAAAACACTAATTTTGTGTCCGAGACTCTAAAAGCAGGCCTCGAAGATTTTATATTTATGCAGCTTTCTCGGATTAGTAGATACCAGACAGTACATATTCTTCTAACACACTGATCCATAATCTTACTGCGCTATTCAACAAATTGTCAGTCTTTTATATTATACAGTGTGTGGATATACATATCTTTCATTGTAAAAACATGCTAGTTTTCATACAAATATAACAAAAGCTAGGTGTACAACGCTGAAAGTGGTGTAGGCCTAAAAATGTTCACATTAATAATTTAGGAATATCACACATTCTCCACATGTCTATCTTTATCTGCAGTGCCTCTAGCCTTCTATCGCACTCGACTACCTTTATGCCGTGCTTTAATTACTCATTCGcaccagtgtcgtatagggacgtATTAAATAAtagtccctatacgacactgattCCCAAAAAGACGGAGTTAACTCCCgaatttataacgttgctaggcaccccATCTTGCCTCTCAAATTTGTCTATTCCGTTtatcgttatttttaaattacatatgACTGATTTTGATTAGTCAGAAAAATTTTTCTGGCTAATCAAACAAACGTATAAAGATGCCTCAATTTTTTTGgcaaaagttttaatgaaaacacTACGCCCGTTGCGACATCTAGCTAAACCGAAAATCATCGCAGTCACTTAAAAATTTATCGTTCACGATCAATTTTTTGCAACTTCAGAAATAATTATGCATATTCAGAAGGAGTAAGGCAGTTAGAGgctgcataaatcaaatcaaaacattatttttagtgactcaaagttttaactaaccttaaattttgtcaatttgaatcgcTATGCTCGGATAGAAATGCACCTTTTAGGCTGTCAGCCGTAGTCAGACTAAAGTTATTATTCActctcgataggatcatattgattcttagagctgcctc
Above is a window of Watersipora subatra chromosome 3, tzWatSuba1.1, whole genome shotgun sequence DNA encoding:
- the LOC137389553 gene encoding dehydrogenase/reductase SDR family member 11-like; protein product: MERWCGKVALITGAATGIGKATVSKLLEHGMKVVGCGRRLEALQELESTFGSKGELTIIPCDVSKEDDVISMFSKIKEKYGGVDVCINNAGLSKSSPILSGKSEDWQLVFDVNVMGVLRITREAVASMKSKGAKECHIININSLSGHQVRPPAHSHVYAASKFALTAITQGTRHELFDMQSELNCRVSQISPRLVETPFIGLHLGDERAAAIFSQMKALEPEDVAQTVVYQLGLPAHAQVQDVLISPLQPTTWIVRS